The DNA sequence CTTGAGCTGAGGTTACCCACCTGCACACTTCGGGACCGGACCCCAACTCGCGGGCTCACCTCACAACACGCGCATGCAGAAACACTCGCCGGTTGCAGGTGGCTCCCTGCGGTTGGCTCACAGGAAGCGGGGGAGACGACAGAAGACGCAGGTGGAGTGTCTTCCAAGTGCCCCACGTGGTCAACCGCAGCAATGTTTCTCTtcagagggggcgggaaacAAAGTAGAAAAGAAAATCAGAAACGTTTCAATATTGTGTATTCATTTTCACGCATGATTGAAATACCGTGCCATCTGACAAACGGAACACAAAATGTGAGCAGCGTTCCTCCATtcatactcacacacacaaattggatCTTTCCGTGCACTCACACAGACAAATCCTAATTTGAATGAAGTCAGGACATTCTGTAAAACACAACTAAAAACAGGCTAcaatgatttacattttttttccaacctatATTCAGCTGAATgcacaacaaagacaaaatatttcaagttcAAACTCATGAATAGTATTGGGCTTTGGCGGCAAATATTCTTATTTAGAAATTTGCAAATACTTACATTTCTGCGAAAGAAAACCTAGACAGGGTATTATTGGAGGAATCCACTCACATTCTTGCCTGAAGTACAAATTCAGTTGCTTGACAGTCAGGGGTCTCCAATGTCATGTTTTGCACTTCTTAATGCAGCACACCATTGCAATAGGAGacgggtctggactgctggcaggccagtTTAGTATTCACACTCTTACTTCGAAGCCGCGCTGTTGAAACACGTGTCGAATGTGGCCTGGCAACAATCCGGATGgtccttttcctctttggcctggAATGACAGGACGATTTTCAGAAACAATCcaaaatgtggactcgtcataCCACATTGCACTTTTTCTACTTTGCATCAGCCCAGAGAAGCcggcagcatgaaaaaaaaaaaaaattcttcgcAAAATATCTTTGTGGTGTAATTAATTGAAAATAGGTTTGAAGAGGggttgtaacatgtatttgtgttttattcatgttttacaCAACGTCCCAATTTTGTTGGAATTGGAGCTTCAGCTACACGAAGGCAACACACGTGTTGGGAAACTATATTGTGCACGTTGGTGCTTTCGGCATTTCACCTCTGCTGTCGTTGATTCACATTTTTCCGTTTGCCGTGATAAGTGCGGACAATGTTACCGGCTGAAGAAGAGCGGTCTGCTCGCTACTTGCCTTTGGATTGAACCAACAGCCTGTCAATCAGTCCGATCCAAGTTGAACCTTGAGCAAattgaaaacagaaaacaaccCAAGAAcattttggagagaaaaaaaaagccacaagtgTAATTGGATTCAATTTTAACTTTTAATTGATTGCAACACATTTTATGTCCACacattacaaacaaaaacaatgcacatCAAAATATCTTATTAGGCTCAGTTTGCGACCTTGTTGAtaagaagggggggaaaaactaCCACAAAtatggttttaaaaaataatacaattataataataaagtaaaTGCCACTTTGGATAACCgtgaatcaattttttttatattctacattaaaaaaaaagcttgacatAAATAAGTTAGTATAATTTCTGTGAGGGGTtttgtttgtcaattttttttttttacaaaataatatacaaagaaaatatttacacaaaaatacacaGGCAATAGTGACTGCATTTCTGAGACGAGCTGGTCTCCGTCTGGTCCAGTTCGACACTGGGATTGGAacattcgccccccccccaaaaaaaaaagcttctagaTGCCAACATCAGCATCCTCAGCAGGCTAAACACAAATTTTGCAATGCAGTTTTAGTTCAAGGTCATCACAAAGTCAAACTATGTGAAGTCAAAAGAAGCACTTGGCAGCCACCGGTTTGGTCTTGTAAGAACATTCATATCAGGATTAAGGCAGGTGACTTGACAAAGAGGAGGACGAACACACGTGCCCTACGACCCTTTCGCACcaatcttgactttttttttcttttcttcaaaaaGTACCTCAACTCCATCGCACTGTTTGAATAAAGGCTGAGGTGTGCAAGGAACACAAAAAGGAAATTAGATTCTGAGaaactttaaaataataataataataaaaataactaaaaatcCTCCATCAGAAGTATTAGGGCCATTTAAATAAGAACTTTGCAATCCTGTGAAGGGAACAGACAATGGTCACAACACATTTGTACCGTTCTTCACCGACAAGTTTGGAAGTGTGAAGATACACTGTCGAGAAACTGAAgcgatgtttctttttttttctctcacacacacacgcacacaaacttttttttttttaaccgagtcAAAGTCAAAACTGCCTTTAAGTATATAAAACAGCATTTTGGAAATCAAACTACACTGCAATTCTTCACGTCAAATCAAAATTCACACtgtgtctttttaaattttatatacatatctatatatattatatagatatctatatatatatataaagggaTTTTCAAATCACACTGTTGTCTTATGTGCTACATATGGAGAGAAATTAtaatttatatacacacacaggtagtacaaaaaaaaataaggagcaAAGGAACAGAACtcaaacaaactcaaattgCACAATGCTACATCGACTGCTTTTCAGAGGCAGTAactttaaacaaaaacaacaaatttccGTTTTGAGTGccacaactttgttttttttttgttagtgttTTTCTGAATCAGTGCTTCAACAGCATCCTCGAAGAGAGCTGATATGTGTACTTCCTCTTCTTCcaaaacgaagaaaaaaaaaaggcgactgACATACGCAGAGGAAATGCATCTTCAACTCtgtgaaaggaagaaaaaaaaaagcggagttATTCAGATGAGACTCGGGCCATACATATTACAATGACAAATTGTAGACCTAACTGTATAAATCtaaatcacaaaaaaagcatgcaACCTCAATAAAACGGAAAAATTATTCCACACTTTTAGTCAGTAAACAAAGTAATTCTCATCAACAgatcaaaacattatttaaacAGCCATGTTGCATCATTATTTGAAGTACGACAAAGGTGTGAAAAGAAACCCTAAAAATGGGAATTAAAGTTCTCCCTGTGGCAAAACACGCAAATGAGGTTGTCCGCTTTTGATTTTGAACcaggcacacaaaaaaatacattaaaaaaaatctaaatagaaATATAAGCATTCTATATAAAATGGCAAACCATCTAATGGCCTCTGGCAGAATTGCACTGATTTGTGACttgtactttttgaacaccaaaatgttgaaCAGATCAAATAAAAACGGCTCTCGAGCGCGACACACCATGCAAATTGCAAACGCAGAGCATGATTACAGCACAGGCTTCAAGGCAATGCAGAGCGGAATGAAATGgcaccttccaaaaaaaaaaagacaactattcAATAGGTTAAGAATcgaaacaagagcaaacactaCTATGCGTGCCAAAAGCTGCACTGTGAATAATAAAATCCCCCTAAATTAGGCTTCAAGCTCCCCAACAAGCAAACCAGGAGGTGGCTGGGTTACAAACATCTTCAAGTAAGTGCACAGAGCATGCTTGgaacatagtaaaaaaaaaaaaagtaaacatttatATCTATTACACTCACTTAATTCTCAAACGGCGCCCCAAAAACGTGTTCGTTTGGAGTTGAAGCACACAGAGGCGTCGACAGATGTGCACGCaaagaacccccacccccacccccggacGTGCACGCTCGTGACGGTAGTGGCTGCTGACGtgttactactactactactacgaccACTACTACTACGACGACGACTACCACGCTCTACGCCCGCACACCAGTTGTTTACAACTTTACCAACTAGGTGCAGTGGGGAAAATCataaaaatttatttaaaaaaaaaaaataaggagcgCGCACCcctggcgcgcgcacacacctgTGCGCGGGCGTTCGTGGACGCGTATCCACGCCCAAGCACCGCGACAAAATATATTACGAGCACTTGCGTCATGCGAACGTTTGAAAATTCACACGACGTAAACTACACTGAATtttcattttagattttttattATCATCGAAGTACTGCGAGACCTGATTTTCACCTCTGTGAATGCTATTTCAGTTGGAATATTTATTTGTACGTTCACATGAAGCTAAACTTTTACTACTAATATAATGGCAGTAGCAGTTAAGGGAATATCTTCCCTCTAAAAcaatcaatatatattttttgtgaacgTTTAATCACTGGTGGGTGCGcctttgaaccaaaaaaaagaaatcctcacCGCCCGTCTCACGTTTGCCTCCCCGGGCTTCCGCTGCTCTTTCTGGGCGTGTGTTCAGCGGAGCGACTCCGGTTCGGATACTCAGCCGGGCTGCTGTGCGGCCTCTTACTTTGGGTTGAGGGCTCTGGGAAAATcattaaaatgtgtcaaaaataaaataaagaaagagaaaatgggGCGGACACAATGTGGAGTAGTCCGGTCGGGGATTAAGTACCGTGACAGGCAGGTCTCTTCCTTAAAGCGGTGCACTGCTCCGGACACGACGTCGGCCCACCGGCTCGCTCTTCCGCGGGCTCGCCGACAACACAGCGGTGGTTCCCGTTTACATCCAAACGGTTATTCCCCGAACTCCTTCGCTCCAGACGCGTATAGAAGTCCGGCACATCGCGACAGTCCACCAGCTCCCAGCGGAGCCCGGCGTCGTTTTCCAGCGGGCTGTGCGAGGCGAAGTCGAAGCTCCACTTGGCGACGGCGGCCGCCTCGAGCTCCCGCAGGTGTCCCTTTAAATCCCGGCGGAGCTCGTCGTGGTCCACCGAGCCGAAGAGGATCCGGCAGGCTGACGGTTTCGGGTGCTCCGACAAGCGCGGCTCGCTCCGCTCCAACGTCGGGCTGCCGCTGGAAAGTCGAACATCGgacatctttcttttttatgttttgtcgtTTTCTGTTTTAATCCCCCACCCCGTTCCGCTCCACCACGGAGAAAGACCCACGAAAACAACCGGGAGAGTCCACTTTTTTTCGGCGTGAACGAAAACAATTGTACGCTGGTTAAGATCTTCCCAAAAAATAGTCAAACGCGACGTAGGGTAAAGATGGAGAAAACCCGTTCACGCCATTAAAACGTCAACCGCTTTAGCTCGCCTCGCTTTCGTCAACTCCCAACCGCTTCTTGTCACTTTAAATCCGCtggagggggggaaaacaaaacaaacaacaaaaaaaacaggacgaCAGCGCACACACGAGCTTCTCCGAAGCCAATATGGCGATTGAGTCGACGTACTTTAGAGTTTGAGAGCTTGACTGCAGAGTCGAAAGGGAGGGGCGGGGACAACAATGATTGACACGCAGGCGCTGTTTAAATAGAAAGGGCATTTCTCATTGGCCCAAAGCGTTTTAAGCCCACCCACTTCTGTTAAGGTGGCTAACGCAGGATGAGTGGGTgggaccaaacaaacaaacaactaccttttttgttttgctcagtgTTGCACGCAACCCATAAAAAAATCGTTGACATGTGACGTAACAAAGAATTTATAATTTTCAGCACGTTTGGCGTGGACAAGTTACTTGACGTGTATCCGTGACTGCAGTCTTAACACGAATTTTTGACACGTGTttaccccccccaaataaatcatAAATTATAAgcgatttatttatatttacatcCACCTTAAAGAAATGACAAGTCAGATAAAGTATTTCCTGTCCAGGATGATGTccctccttggacacaacacactTTCACAattgattttgattgattttctcTGAAAGTGGTCCTTAAACGTTTTGGAAGGACCACCTCAAATAATACTTAGCTCTCCCAATACCACCATCATGAAAAGTGTCTGCATTTTTGCAAGACATTATGGTATTAAGTACACTTGAGGAACGTAAGAtctcaaattgaaaataattattcaaTTTGTATGTacataaattaaatgaaaaatcaaaCTAAATGAATGTTGGAAGACAttcaatgcaaatgtattgcgcttgaaagttaaataaaactgaactccacAAAATGTACAGTTTTGGATTAAAAAGCGAGTATAacctcatgaacactttgaacaTTCAATTCAGTACCACGAATTGTACACATCCCACATTTTTACAATCACTTTCTGTGACATTGTAAGATAagctaacctttatttgtcccacactggggacatttgcagtctacagcagtaAAATGGGGGGGATAAAgcgtttcattgcacaaaataaagagATGGATTTGGGATTTTCTTGAGCTAGGTTCGGCAAGtgctattcatttttttgcaacagattacaaaaaaataaaataaaaggcccGAAGAGTCTGAATTACGACGACGACCTTATTTGAGGCATTATACCATTTGTGATTTTCCTATTTTGGTCACATACCGAACAAGGTATTTAAGGAGAAATAACGGTTCAAGGGTAATGAAAGGTgttagccccccacccccgccccaaatGAGACCATTTACTTTAGAAGGAACGAGCTGTTCCAGTCTGCCGTCACCATTTCGTTAAAgggtgataagataagatatcctttattcgtcccacactggggaaatttacagcctccagcagcaagaatgtatgtagaaagaagaaagaaagagaaaaaaaacaacaaacatctttcaattaaatgcaatatgaacacaaaatggataaatcgcagtactatttacaattttccttcacatcatttaattattattattattatgattgttattttttattcatcagcctgacagcagtcggtaggaacgagcgttggtatctctccttcttgcagcgcgggtgtaacagtctctggctgaaggagcgaccgagtgctgtcagggcgggctggagggggtggaagggactggccatcatagcttttagcttagttagcatccttctgtcacccacctcctccagagtgtcaagggagcaacccaggacagaactggccttcctgaccagtcgctccagtctctttctgtcccgggccgagatgctgcctgaccagcagacaatgccataatggatggccgaggccaccaccgagttatagaacgtcttaaggagtgacccctgaaccccaaaagacctcagtttcctgagtaggaagagtcggctctgtcctttcctaatcagggtgtccgtgtttgtagaccagtccagtttgtcgttcagaagaacaccaaggtacttgtaggaggtcaccctctctatgtccataccctggatgttcatcggtgctggtgaggactttttcctgcagaaatccacaaccaactccttagttttcctagggttgatctggaggagattctgctggcaccagtccacaaagtcctttatcagtcccctgtactcccgattgtccccttctgtaatgaggcctacaatcgcagagtcatcggatgTCGCCCCCTGCTGTTCATTCCTCAGCGCTTCTAGCGGCAGTTAAAAAGTGAGCAGGCGAGAGgcaacatttaaataaaatccaTTTAATTACCATAGTGATATAAATGACCTCTGTACAATATTtatatgcaaaaaacaaaaacaaaaaaaggccacgTCCACACACCTTTCAAAGACCGAGCCATTTGATAATATAGAAGTTTCTTTTGCCCACTCGGAGCAGCGTGAGTCCGTTGGCCAGGATGTGGAGCTTGGGGATCAGCACCTGCTCCGGGTTATCAGTCCGCTTGTGATTGAGCCACACGGCCCCCTCCGAAACCATCTgatacctgcacacacacacatacacacacacgcaagagtCCGTCAAATATAAAGCATTCACGTCAGCGTTGGCAAACAatccccgcgccaccgtcgtctcAATTACGACGGCGCGATGGCGTGACAGTCAAGAGGTGGCTGACGTTTCAAGGGTTGAAATGAGTGCTTTTGTGAA is a window from the Hippocampus zosterae strain Florida chromosome 3, ASM2543408v3, whole genome shotgun sequence genome containing:
- the cdkn1bb gene encoding cyclin-dependent kinase inhibitor 1Bb, whose product is MSDVRLSSGSPTLERSEPRLSEHPKPSACRILFGSVDHDELRRDLKGHLRELEAAAVAKWSFDFASHSPLENDAGLRWELVDCRDVPDFYTRLERRSSGNNRLDVNGNHRCVVGEPAEERAGGPTSCPEQCTALRKRPACHEPSTQSKRPHSSPAEYPNRSRSAEHTPRKSSGSPGRQT